The proteins below come from a single Nocardiopsis gilva YIM 90087 genomic window:
- a CDS encoding glycoside hydrolase domain-containing protein, protein MYALTRCLQHELGITGLSNNFGPGTLGALQVKYPKLNASTVPSANFCRIIQSGLYCKGYDGGEIDGKYNDRVSAAVRKLKADMGVAATYPGDDITPKLFKGLLNMDPYVVVNDGSSQIQEIQRWLNGRYADRRDFFIIPCDGHHSRSVQKALMLAIQYELDMEDGVANGVFGPGTRAGLKEHTVAVGTKGTWALLFNAALVLNKRDVSLGRSFTAAHSEAVEEFQLFAHLPATGRGDYQTWASLLVSTGDPTRKGTACDCVTEITNARAKTLVSKGYKYVGRYLSNVPGSDLDKVIKPGELKRIATNGLRSFPIYQTYGGAASYFNYSQGASDAYSALEWARHHGFKAGARIYFAVDFDAVDHQVTSNIIPHFRGIQSVMSENGPEYDIGIYGPRNVCSRVAGEGLSTASFVSDMSTGFSGNLGYTLPIDWAFDQISTIKVGSGEGKIEIDNNIASGRDIGEKSFDPKPAASGLDVKFDMSRRNALLSDVRKYLESQGIPEKGGSLLEGVVQPNSTGDAFSVIMKYDSLITNVARKLKIRKALLICPLLWEIRKFTNMDDLADDGVVTYHTKGDWDPTDEWIKRDSSTGLGQIFAARPAIPARNLAVRRGYIVASILDPDNDSHVWRIWQKLYKDDSFNIATAAHVLIWGAHDVGIPRPNLDYSEENTRLTLKRYRGFKEEAEIDSQIQIGLYQVFEKHFTPLRST, encoded by the coding sequence ATGTATGCCCTTACTCGTTGTCTGCAGCACGAACTGGGTATAACTGGCCTGTCCAATAATTTCGGACCGGGCACCCTGGGGGCATTACAGGTCAAGTATCCCAAGCTCAACGCTTCCACTGTGCCCTCGGCCAACTTCTGCCGCATCATTCAGTCCGGCCTCTACTGCAAGGGCTACGATGGCGGCGAAATAGATGGCAAGTACAACGACCGTGTCTCCGCTGCAGTCCGCAAGCTCAAGGCCGACATGGGTGTGGCCGCGACTTACCCTGGCGATGACATCACCCCGAAGCTCTTCAAAGGTTTGCTCAACATGGATCCCTATGTCGTCGTCAACGACGGCAGCAGTCAGATCCAGGAGATCCAGCGGTGGCTGAACGGGCGTTATGCCGACCGCCGTGACTTCTTCATCATCCCCTGCGACGGTCACCACTCCCGCAGCGTACAAAAGGCCCTCATGCTGGCTATCCAGTACGAACTGGATATGGAGGACGGTGTCGCCAACGGTGTCTTCGGTCCTGGAACCAGGGCCGGACTCAAGGAGCACACCGTTGCCGTGGGTACGAAGGGAACCTGGGCGCTGCTATTCAACGCAGCCCTGGTCCTCAACAAGCGTGACGTGTCCTTGGGGCGATCCTTCACCGCGGCGCACTCCGAAGCCGTTGAAGAGTTCCAGCTGTTTGCTCACCTTCCCGCAACGGGCAGAGGCGATTACCAGACGTGGGCGTCTCTGCTGGTCTCGACCGGGGACCCCACCCGGAAGGGAACAGCATGCGACTGTGTCACCGAGATCACCAACGCACGTGCCAAGACTCTGGTTTCAAAGGGCTACAAGTATGTCGGTCGCTATCTGTCCAACGTTCCCGGAAGCGATCTCGACAAGGTGATCAAGCCTGGTGAGCTGAAACGCATCGCCACCAACGGGCTCCGATCCTTCCCCATCTACCAGACCTACGGCGGAGCAGCTTCCTACTTCAACTACAGTCAGGGAGCCAGCGACGCCTATAGTGCGCTGGAATGGGCCCGTCACCACGGATTCAAAGCCGGAGCCCGCATCTACTTCGCTGTTGACTTTGACGCGGTCGATCACCAGGTCACCAGCAATATCATCCCCCATTTCCGTGGGATCCAGAGCGTGATGAGCGAGAACGGCCCCGAATACGACATCGGCATATACGGGCCGCGTAACGTGTGTTCACGCGTCGCCGGCGAGGGGCTGAGTACGGCGAGTTTCGTCTCCGACATGTCAACCGGGTTCTCCGGAAACCTGGGATACACTCTTCCGATCGACTGGGCCTTTGATCAGATCTCCACGATCAAAGTGGGATCAGGAGAAGGAAAGATCGAGATCGATAACAACATTGCCTCGGGCAGAGATATCGGGGAGAAGAGCTTCGATCCCAAGCCGGCCGCCAGCGGACTCGACGTCAAATTTGACATGTCCCGCAGGAACGCGCTCCTGAGTGATGTCCGGAAGTATCTGGAATCGCAGGGCATTCCCGAGAAAGGCGGTTCCCTCTTAGAGGGCGTGGTACAGCCGAACTCAACCGGTGACGCATTCAGCGTGATCATGAAGTACGACAGTTTGATCACGAACGTGGCCAGGAAACTGAAGATCCGCAAGGCACTCTTGATATGTCCTCTCCTGTGGGAAATCCGGAAGTTCACGAATATGGATGACCTCGCCGACGATGGTGTTGTCACTTACCACACCAAAGGTGACTGGGATCCCACGGATGAGTGGATCAAGCGGGACAGCAGTACGGGACTCGGGCAGATCTTCGCAGCACGACCAGCGATTCCTGCGCGGAACCTTGCGGTTCGGCGAGGATATATAGTGGCATCGATCCTCGACCCCGACAACGATTCCCACGTTTGGAGAATCTGGCAGAAACTCTACAAAGACGACTCCTTCAATATCGCCACCGCAGCTCACGTTCTCATCTGGGGAGCGCACGACGTAGGGATCCCCCGCCCGAATCTCGACTACAGTGAAGAGAACACCCGGCTCACGTTGAAGCGCTATCGGGGGTTCAAAGAGGAAGCGGAGATTGACAGCCAGATCCAGATCGGTCTCTACCAGGTGTTTGAGAAGCACTTTACCCCATTGAGGAGCACCTGA
- a CDS encoding Lrp/AsnC family transcriptional regulator: MANEERDGARRNRAARLPDATDETIISALAQDARTGITEVAAMANVSRATAYNRIKRLTEDGVIRGYSVVTDHSKMGLGVTALVLISGSQPDWRANREILSSYPEIEYCWYVVGSADIVLLVRVADTNQLRDLILTRLQALPGVTSTQTLTVIDEVVHRPVVEPRK, translated from the coding sequence ATGGCCAATGAGGAGCGTGACGGCGCGCGGCGCAACAGGGCCGCCCGGCTCCCGGACGCCACGGATGAGACGATCATCAGCGCGCTCGCGCAGGACGCCCGGACCGGGATCACCGAGGTCGCCGCGATGGCGAACGTCTCCCGGGCCACCGCCTACAACCGGATCAAACGCCTCACCGAAGACGGCGTGATCCGCGGATACTCGGTCGTCACCGACCATTCCAAGATGGGCCTGGGCGTCACCGCCCTGGTCCTGATCTCCGGCAGCCAACCCGACTGGCGCGCCAACCGGGAGATCCTCTCCTCCTACCCGGAGATCGAGTACTGCTGGTACGTCGTGGGCTCAGCGGACATCGTCCTCCTGGTCCGGGTCGCCGACACCAACCAACTCCGCGACCTGATCCTGACCCGCCTGCAAGCCCTGCCCGGCGTCACCTCCACCCAGACCCTCACGGTCATCGACGAGGTCGTGCACCGCCCCGTGGTGGAACCCCGCAAGTGA
- a CDS encoding thiamine pyrophosphate-dependent dehydrogenase E1 component subunit alpha gives MQTHESPTADTPAAVVDDLPPEVSRSLYRDMLTARLLDTEAIALQRQGVFPAYVSLRGQEAAQVGSAAALDRELDFAFPTYREMAVALTLGVDMVGYMASHRALWHGGLYDPVKSRLSSFNAVVGGPVPHAVGWALGEQLGERHRREDDRPNGAADREPPQAHGDRRQSEGGVRARKGYGCAISYFGDGASSEGDIHEAMNFAGVFHAPVVFFCQNNRWALSVPNERQIAGGSVAARAAGYGMPGVTVDGNDVAAVYTATRAALERARSGAGPTLIEALTYRVEPHSTSDDPTRYRDRDDELAWRDLDPLPRLRTRLEEGGHADAAFFERTEADARAEAERIRDGVSTAPAPSGADLFTHVFREPTEELARQQRVWREEVAEL, from the coding sequence ATGCAGACCCATGAGTCCCCCACCGCGGACACCCCCGCCGCGGTCGTCGACGACCTCCCACCCGAGGTGTCACGCTCGCTCTACCGCGACATGCTCACCGCCCGGCTACTGGACACCGAGGCCATCGCCCTGCAGCGCCAAGGGGTCTTCCCCGCCTACGTGTCGCTGCGCGGCCAGGAGGCCGCCCAGGTGGGCAGCGCCGCCGCCCTCGACCGCGAGCTGGACTTCGCGTTTCCGACCTACCGGGAGATGGCCGTCGCACTCACGCTGGGCGTCGACATGGTCGGCTACATGGCCAGCCACCGCGCCCTGTGGCACGGCGGCCTGTACGACCCGGTCAAGTCCCGACTCTCCTCCTTCAACGCCGTCGTCGGCGGCCCCGTCCCGCACGCCGTGGGCTGGGCACTGGGGGAGCAACTAGGCGAGCGGCACCGACGCGAGGACGATCGACCGAACGGAGCCGCCGATCGCGAACCGCCGCAGGCCCACGGCGATCGGCGGCAGAGCGAGGGAGGAGTTCGAGCGCGGAAGGGATACGGCTGCGCGATCTCCTACTTCGGCGACGGTGCCAGCTCCGAGGGCGACATCCACGAGGCGATGAACTTCGCCGGGGTGTTCCACGCGCCCGTCGTCTTCTTCTGCCAGAACAACCGGTGGGCGCTCTCGGTCCCCAACGAGCGGCAGATCGCCGGGGGCTCGGTGGCCGCCCGCGCCGCCGGGTACGGGATGCCCGGCGTCACCGTCGACGGCAACGACGTCGCCGCTGTCTACACCGCCACCCGCGCGGCCCTGGAGCGCGCCCGCTCCGGCGCGGGCCCCACGCTCATCGAGGCCCTGACCTACCGGGTCGAGCCGCACTCCACGTCGGACGACCCCACCCGCTACCGCGACCGGGACGACGAGCTGGCCTGGCGCGATCTCGACCCGCTGCCCCGTCTGCGCACCCGACTGGAGGAGGGCGGGCACGCCGACGCCGCCTTCTTCGAGCGGACCGAGGCCGACGCCCGCGCCGAAGCCGAGCGGATCCGCGACGGGGTGAGCACCGCCCCCGCGCCGTCGGGCGCGGACCTGTTCACCCACGTCTTCCGCGAGCCCACCGAAGAGCTCGCCCGGCAGCAGCGCGTCTGGCGCGAGGAGGTCGCAGAGCTGTGA
- a CDS encoding alpha-ketoacid dehydrogenase subunit beta, translating to MQQAINRALRRLLQEDPATLVFGEDVGRLGGVFRVTDGLQREFGEKRVFDTPLAESGIIGLAVGLAMNGYRPIPEVQFDGFAYPAVDQIVNQMARMNYRSRGAAPMPITLRLPSFGGIQAPEHHGESLEALFAHVPGLKVVAPSDPTEAYRTLLQAVRSDDPVIYMEPKARYWDRRPVDLPEPPLTAEAGDETEGFDPIGTSRVVRLGRHATLIAWGAMVHRCLQVAELAAEDGVELEVLDLRWLKPIDADGLAASVARTKRAVVVHEAPLTAGLGAEVSALITERAFRDLAAPVQRVTGFDVPYPAGPLEPQYLPTIDRVLLAVQRTLEF from the coding sequence ATGCAGCAGGCGATCAACCGGGCCCTGCGCCGACTCCTCCAGGAGGACCCGGCCACCCTGGTGTTCGGCGAGGACGTGGGCCGCCTGGGCGGCGTCTTCCGCGTCACCGACGGCCTGCAGCGCGAGTTCGGCGAGAAGCGGGTCTTCGACACCCCGCTCGCCGAGTCCGGCATCATCGGGCTCGCCGTCGGCCTGGCCATGAACGGCTACCGCCCCATCCCCGAGGTGCAGTTCGACGGGTTCGCCTACCCCGCCGTCGACCAGATCGTCAACCAGATGGCGCGGATGAACTACCGCTCGCGCGGCGCCGCGCCCATGCCGATCACGCTGCGGCTGCCCAGCTTCGGCGGCATCCAGGCGCCCGAGCACCACGGCGAGAGCCTGGAGGCGCTGTTCGCGCACGTGCCGGGGTTGAAGGTGGTGGCGCCGTCCGACCCCACCGAGGCCTACCGCACGCTGCTGCAGGCGGTGCGCTCCGACGACCCGGTCATCTACATGGAGCCCAAGGCCCGCTACTGGGACCGCAGGCCCGTGGACCTGCCCGAGCCGCCGCTGACGGCCGAGGCCGGGGACGAGACCGAGGGCTTCGACCCGATCGGAACCAGCCGCGTCGTGCGCTTGGGGCGGCACGCCACGCTGATCGCCTGGGGCGCGATGGTGCACCGTTGCCTGCAGGTGGCCGAGCTGGCCGCCGAGGACGGTGTCGAGCTGGAGGTGCTGGACCTGCGCTGGCTCAAGCCCATCGACGCCGACGGCCTGGCGGCCTCGGTCGCGCGCACCAAGCGGGCCGTGGTCGTGCACGAGGCCCCGCTCACCGCCGGCCTGGGAGCGGAGGTGTCCGCGCTGATCACCGAACGGGCGTTCCGCGACCTGGCGGCGCCGGTGCAGCGGGTCACCGGCTTTGACGTGCCCTATCCGGCGGGTCCGCTGGAGCCGCAGTACCTGCCCACGATCGACCGCGTCCTGCTCGCGGTGCAACGGACCCTGGAGTTCTGA
- a CDS encoding biotin/lipoyl-containing protein, with amino-acid sequence MAEQTFTLPDLGEGLVEATVLEWLVEPGQHVERNQPLVELETTKSAVEIPSPHSGVISRLHGAEGDVVKVGDALVTFEVEQAAGIVGTVPAADEKPSRRVRLRPPS; translated from the coding sequence ATGGCCGAACAGACGTTCACCCTGCCCGACCTCGGCGAAGGGCTGGTCGAAGCCACCGTTCTGGAGTGGCTCGTGGAGCCCGGGCAGCACGTGGAGCGCAACCAGCCGCTGGTGGAGCTGGAGACCACGAAGTCGGCGGTGGAGATCCCCTCCCCGCACAGCGGCGTCATCTCCCGCCTGCACGGCGCGGAGGGCGACGTCGTCAAGGTCGGCGACGCCCTGGTGACGTTCGAGGTGGAGCAGGCCGCCGGAATCGTGGGGACGGTTCCGGCCGCCGACGAGAAGCCGTCGCGGCGGGTGCGGCTGCGCCCGCCGTCCTGA